The sequence CACCGATGTGAACCCGGAAGCATTCAACCTGTTCTCCTCATTCACTGAAAACGGTGCAGGCGTTGCCCTGCTGGCCATCATCTCGGCTGCCGCCTGGGGCCTGGGCTACTTCGGCCAGCCGCACATCATCGTGCGCTTCATGGCGCTGCGCACCCCTGGTGAAGCCAAGGTTGCCCGCCGCATCGGCGTAGGCTGGATGCTGGTTTCGACCATCGGTGCGGTTTTGACCGCTCTGATCGGTATCGCCTACTTCGCTGACGAGCCATTGGATAAGGCAAGCAGCGAGACCGTCTTCCTGCTGCTGAGCCAGGTCTTCTTCCACCCGCTGATCGCCGGTTTGGTACTGGCCGCGGTGCTGGCAGCCATCATGTCCACCATGTCTTCGCAGCTGATCGTTTGCTCTTCGGCACTGGTGGAGGACCTCTACAACATCACCGGACGCAAGGCTTCGCCAAAGGCCCTGGTCATGCTCGGCCGTGCCGGCGTGCTGCTGGTCGCAATCGTCGCCGCACTGCTGGCACTGAACCCGAACTCCTCGATCCTGGATCTGGTGGCGTTCGCGTGGGCCGGCTTCGGCGCAGCCTTCGGTCCGATCGTGCTGCTGTCCCTGTACTGGCGCAAGCTGACCGCCGTTGGCGGTTTCGCCGGCATGGTCTCCGGCGCTGTCGTCGTCTTCATCTGGGGCAACATCGATGCCCTGACCGGTGCGTTGTACGAGATCGTTCCAGGCTTCATCGTGGCACTGGTTGTCGCAATCGTGGTTTCCAAGGCGACCCACCGCCCGAACCCGACCATCGACGCCGAGTTCTCCGAAATGGAAGCAGAAGTTGGTTCCAAGGTAACCGCCTAGGTCCCCGCTTCAGCCAAAGCTCCCTTGATCCGCACGGATCAAGGGAGCTTTCCCTTTTCCACCTCAGATGTAACAGTTCGGTATGAGCACCGATGTCGTGACTGCAGTACACAGCCAGGCGCAGTAGCCTTGAGCTATGCCGCGGACCCGAGCTGGAAGGAATTCCCTCAAGATGAGCACCCAGAATAAATTCACGCACTGGCAGCGCACCGAATCCCAGTTCCTCGCCGCAGACCCCAAGGCGGTCTACTCCATCGTCGGCAACTTGTCGCAGACCGGTGAATGGATGAAGAGCTTCGATGGCTTCGTGGTGCACGATGACCAGCGAGGGGTGGGCACCAAGGTGGATCTGCTGCCGCCGGGCAAGCTCTTCGGGGCCTTGCACCGCAACACGGCGCCCTCTGGGTCCATCACCCGCCGCAACCAGGCCACCCGCATGGTCGAATTCACCCAGCCGCAGCCAGCCGGTGAAATGGTTCTGCGCTGGCAGGTCGATGAGCACCAGCAAGGCTCGCTGCTGCACTTCACCGTAGAGCTGCACGGGCCAGGTACCGCCGCGTTCAAGTTCACTGTGGCCAATGCCCTGTGCAAGGACTTCGCGCTGGCAGCCGCCCGGCTCTACAAGATCATCGCTCCCACCGCCCACCACAAGCGCGATGCCCATGTGGTCATTTCCGGCGGGCGCGGCTTCCTGGGCCGCAATCTGGTGGCGGACCTGGTCTGCCGCGGCATTTCGGTCGCAGTGCTCACCCGCTCCCCCGAAACGGATTTCCCGGCGGAACAGTTCTCCTGGGACGGCGAGCATCAGGGCCCATGGGCTAGCGCACTGGCCAGCGAACACCCGGTACACCTGATCAACCTGGCCGGTGAACGCGTGGACAAGCGCAACACCCCGGAGAATATCGCCGCGCTCACCGATTCGCGCGTGACCTCCACCCAGACCTTGGCAGAAGCCGCGGCCGGCGCCCCGCAACTGGCGACCTGGATCCAGGCCAGCACCACCGCGATCTTCGGCGATGCCGGCGAAGCGGAACTGACCGAATCCAGCCCGATCCCCACCGACCACCGGGCCCTGCCCGAAATGACCGGTGTGGCCGCCGCCTGGGAGCAGGCCTTCACCGAAGCCGAGGTCAACGCCGCACAGCGCTACCTGCTGCGCACCTCGCTGGTCATGCACCCGGATGCTCCGCTGCTCGGACCACTGAACCTGCTGGTGAATACCGGCATGGGCGGCGCGATGGGTGATGGCAAGCAATGGTTCAGCTGGATCGGCTTGGAAGACTGGCTGCGCCTGGTCCGCTGCCTGCTGGGCTTCGAAGAGCCGAAGATTCCTGCAGGGCTGGTGCACGCGACCAGCCCGAACCCGTTGCGCAACTCCGAGGTCATGTCGGCGCTGCGTTCCATCGCCGGGCTGCCAGGTCTGCCCACCGGTTCGGTCCTGCCCAAGATCGGTGCCGCCTTCATGGGTTCCAATGCCCGTGTTGCGCTGACCGGCCGGAAGGTCACCAGCCAGGTGCTGGAGCAGGCCGGATTTGAATTCCATGAGGTGGATTTCGCCTCCACGGTCTCCAGCTAGCGGTACTTACAACGCAACAGTCGGTAACCTTTGATTTACCTTGAACCCCAGACCCCGTCGTTTATGCCACGTCACAGGCATATGCGGCGGGGCCAGGTGCAATGTTCACCATGCGTTAATCGCAAAGAGCCCTGGTGCTTACACTGAACGCTGAGCATGAAACTGTCACGCCTTGTGCCGTGCCCATACTCATCCTCGGACAGTTTCAAAGGACATCACCCCATCATGGCCAACCTTCTTGAAGCCCACGCCCCGGCTTCTCACCACCGCATGCCCAAGCCCAGCGACTTGGACAAGCTCCGCCGCAAGGCGCACACCCCCACCGACCAGCTCAGCGCCAACGTCGCCGTTGATGCCGCCTATAACGAGCAGCTGCCCGACGAAGTCTCTTCCAAGATCCTGCCCTTCGAACGCAAGCTGAAGAACATGAGCGAAGTACGCCATTTCTTCCGCACCAACAAAACCCCGATCTTCTTCCTCGGCGCCACCCCGGTCAACCTCTTGGGATTGGACCGCTGGGTCCGGAAATTCAGCTACATCACCTACTACGACGGTTGGGATGGGCACCACCCGCGGGTCTTCACCCCGGCTGAAAAGCCCTACGTCGATTTCCAGAGCGCAGAAGAAATCAACAACTGGCTGCTGGAAAACCCCGAAGTCCGCGAATACATCGATTCCCAGTGCACCCCCGGCGGTCCGCGACCGAAAATCGCCATGGTCTTCTTCGATGAGGAAACCGAAGCGATTTGCGAGGAACTGGGCTACGACCTGATCTTGCCCTCGGCCGCCCTGCGCAATGAGCTGGATTCAAAGATTGTCACCACCCAGCTGGGCAACGCCGCCGGCGCCCCTTCGGTGCCCAACGTACTTGGCACCGCCGACAGCTACGACGAGCTGATGGAACTGGCCAATGAAGCTGGCCTGGGCGATGACCTGGTGGTGCAGACCCCGTACGGCGATTCGGGGAAGACCACGTTCTTCATCGATTCCAAGGCCGGATTCAAGGCCCACTCGAAGAACATCATCGGCGAACAGCTGAAGATCATGAAGCGCATCAACAACCAGCCGGTAGCGGTAGAAGCAGTGTTGACCGGATGCGGCACCGTCGTGGGCCCGATCCTGACCGAACTGGCCGGATACAAGGAACTGACCCCCTACAAGGGCGGCTGGTGCGGCAACGAAATGCACCCGGATGTACTCACTGATTCACAGCGTTCGCGCGCTATCGACCTGGTCCGCAAGGTGGGCAACGGCTTGGAGAACACCGGTTACCGCGGCTTCTTCGAAGTGGACGTGCTGGTGGATACCGACACCGACGAAGTCTATCTGGGCGAGCTGAACCCCCGTATCTCCGGTGCCAGTGCCATCACCAACGTCACCGCGGGCGCCTATGCCGACGTACCGCTGTTCCTCTTCCACCTGCTCGAATTCCTTGACGTGGAATTCGAACTGGACGTTGACGAGATCAACGCCCGCTGGGAGGAGATGAGCGGGGCCGATATTTGGAGCCATATGATCATCAAGGAAACCGATGACATCCTCCAGTACATCACCCACGCACCGCGCACGGGCAAGTACTTCTTGGACTCACGCGGGAAGCTGCAATTCTCCCGCTCCGCCTTGGACTGGCACCAGCTGCAGAACCACAAGGAAGCATTCTTCCTGCGCATTTACGGGGTAGAAGACTACCGATGGAAGGGAGCTGATCTTGGGGTCCTGGTCACCAAATCCAAGCTTCAGTACGAGGGCAAGAAGAAGACCAAGCTCAGCATCGACGCCAAGCACTTCATCGCCTCCATCCGCTCCCAATACAAGGGAATTGACGTTCCTCCAGCAGAGCATGGCAGCTGAGGCCACCGATGCCGCCGGAACCACCGCGGCACGAACTGCGCCAACTGCCAGCAACGCGCTGAACATCGCCACCTGGCAGTACCCGCAGAACATCAAGCGCTCTTTCCAGAACATTGCCCGGATCCACCCCACCATCAAGGTTTCCCGAGGCGATGGGCCCATCGTCAAGCTCCACCTGGCCGAAGAGAAGCTGGGCAAGCTGGAAGTGGCCAAAGCGAGCATCACCGACCCGGCGTTGACCGTGCGCGGGGTCATGCATGCGACGAACACCGACGCTGTGCTGGTCATGCACAACGGACGGGTCCTCTGGGAAAAGTACAACAACACCATGACTTCGCTGACCGACCATCTGCTGATGTCCGTCAGCAAGACCCTGGTCGGCTCGGTGGCCGGCGCGCTGTGCGATGCCGGGCTGCTCGACGTCGAATGCCCGGTCGACTCCTACGTTCCGGCACTGGCCCGCAGCGGCTACGCCGGAGCACGGGTACGCGACCTGCTGGACATGCGCTCTGGCATCAAGTTCTCCGAGGAGTATCTGGATCCCACCGCGGAAGTGCGCCTGATGGAAGAAGCCATCGGGTGGGCGCCGGCGCGCGGAGCGATCGGACCGATCGGCATGTACGAGTTCCTCTTGACCTTGCAGGCCAAAGGTCCGCACGGCGGACCCTTCGAATACCGTTCGTGTGAAACCGATGCGCTGGGCTGGGTGCTGGAATCGGCCGGGGGCGCTCCCATGCAGGAGCTGCTCTCCAAGTACATCTGGTCAAAGATCGGGGCGCAGCAGGACCTGGTGATGGGTGTGGACCAGTTCGGCACCGGCATGTTCGATGGCGGCTTCAACGCCTGCCTGCGCGATCTGGCGCGCTTCGGGCACATGTATGTCAACGGCGGCCGGGCGCTGACCGGCAAGCAGGTGCTCTCCGAGGATTGGGTTGCGCAGACCCTCAGCGCCGACCCGCTGCTGGCCCAGGCCTTCGCCCAGTCCCCCGGGGATAACATGATGCCCGGCGGGCGCTACCGCAACCAGATCTGGTTCCCGAACCCCGCCACCAATGCCGCGGTGGCCTTGGGGATCCATGGCCAGATGATCTACATGGATCCGGCCACCAAGATGGTGGCGGTCAAGCTTTCGAGCTGGCCGCTGCCGCAGGATGCTTCCAAGCTGTTCCCGACTATCCGTGCTTTTGAAGCGGTTTCCGCCTACTTGGCCACGAAATAGCAGCAGCGCAGCGCACGCTGCACGGCAAACGCCCTGGCAGGACCACGATGGTCCAGCCAGGGCGTTAGTTTTTGGCGGCTTAGGGCCGCTACTTGCGCGGCTGCAGCTGAGCCATCGCCTCATGGGTGAAGACCTGGTAACCCAGATCCTGGTGGTAGCCGTGGATCTCACGCGTGTCCAGGCGATCCATGTAATCCAAGATGCCCAAGGTCACCAGCTGCCCGGGGACCAGCACCGGGAAGCCTGGCGGGTAAGGGGTGACGAACACGGCCGAGACGATCCGCTGACCCTCCATCAGCTCGGAGCGGATCTGCGCAGAGGACAGGAAGTGCGTGGCCGGGTCCTGATAGGTCAGGTAGTACGCCGCGCGCATGTCTCCGCTGCCACCACCGCCAGAGAATTCCGGAGCGAAGGAACTGAAGTCCGGCAAGGGGATCAGTTCTTTTGCGCTCTTCTTGCCCA comes from Glutamicibacter arilaitensis Re117 and encodes:
- the putP gene encoding sodium/proline symporter PutP; its protein translation is MSDLTFQTIAIAIYMAAMLGIGYIAYRRTNNIDDYMLADRGLKPWVAALSAGASDMSGWLLMGLPGAIYLGGMHESWIGIGLLVGAWLNWKFVAPRLRSYTAISQNAITIPSFFEKRLKDSKHLLRIACAVIILVFFTFYVSSGMVAAGKFFEASFGWQYLAGMGFVAVITLLYTLFGGFLGASLTDMVQGVLMVIALIAVPIVAVTRIGDPSTLATRITDVNPEAFNLFSSFTENGAGVALLAIISAAAWGLGYFGQPHIIVRFMALRTPGEAKVARRIGVGWMLVSTIGAVLTALIGIAYFADEPLDKASSETVFLLLSQVFFHPLIAGLVLAAVLAAIMSTMSSQLIVCSSALVEDLYNITGRKASPKALVMLGRAGVLLVAIVAALLALNPNSSILDLVAFAWAGFGAAFGPIVLLSLYWRKLTAVGGFAGMVSGAVVVFIWGNIDALTGALYEIVPGFIVALVVAIVVSKATHRPNPTIDAEFSEMEAEVGSKVTA
- a CDS encoding epimerase, which codes for MSTQNKFTHWQRTESQFLAADPKAVYSIVGNLSQTGEWMKSFDGFVVHDDQRGVGTKVDLLPPGKLFGALHRNTAPSGSITRRNQATRMVEFTQPQPAGEMVLRWQVDEHQQGSLLHFTVELHGPGTAAFKFTVANALCKDFALAAARLYKIIAPTAHHKRDAHVVISGGRGFLGRNLVADLVCRGISVAVLTRSPETDFPAEQFSWDGEHQGPWASALASEHPVHLINLAGERVDKRNTPENIAALTDSRVTSTQTLAEAAAGAPQLATWIQASTTAIFGDAGEAELTESSPIPTDHRALPEMTGVAAAWEQAFTEAEVNAAQRYLLRTSLVMHPDAPLLGPLNLLVNTGMGGAMGDGKQWFSWIGLEDWLRLVRCLLGFEEPKIPAGLVHATSPNPLRNSEVMSALRSIAGLPGLPTGSVLPKIGAAFMGSNARVALTGRKVTSQVLEQAGFEFHEVDFASTVSS
- a CDS encoding biotin carboxylase; translation: MANLLEAHAPASHHRMPKPSDLDKLRRKAHTPTDQLSANVAVDAAYNEQLPDEVSSKILPFERKLKNMSEVRHFFRTNKTPIFFLGATPVNLLGLDRWVRKFSYITYYDGWDGHHPRVFTPAEKPYVDFQSAEEINNWLLENPEVREYIDSQCTPGGPRPKIAMVFFDEETEAICEELGYDLILPSAALRNELDSKIVTTQLGNAAGAPSVPNVLGTADSYDELMELANEAGLGDDLVVQTPYGDSGKTTFFIDSKAGFKAHSKNIIGEQLKIMKRINNQPVAVEAVLTGCGTVVGPILTELAGYKELTPYKGGWCGNEMHPDVLTDSQRSRAIDLVRKVGNGLENTGYRGFFEVDVLVDTDTDEVYLGELNPRISGASAITNVTAGAYADVPLFLFHLLEFLDVEFELDVDEINARWEEMSGADIWSHMIIKETDDILQYITHAPRTGKYFLDSRGKLQFSRSALDWHQLQNHKEAFFLRIYGVEDYRWKGADLGVLVTKSKLQYEGKKKTKLSIDAKHFIASIRSQYKGIDVPPAEHGS
- a CDS encoding serine hydrolase domain-containing protein, with the translated sequence MAAEATDAAGTTAARTAPTASNALNIATWQYPQNIKRSFQNIARIHPTIKVSRGDGPIVKLHLAEEKLGKLEVAKASITDPALTVRGVMHATNTDAVLVMHNGRVLWEKYNNTMTSLTDHLLMSVSKTLVGSVAGALCDAGLLDVECPVDSYVPALARSGYAGARVRDLLDMRSGIKFSEEYLDPTAEVRLMEEAIGWAPARGAIGPIGMYEFLLTLQAKGPHGGPFEYRSCETDALGWVLESAGGAPMQELLSKYIWSKIGAQQDLVMGVDQFGTGMFDGGFNACLRDLARFGHMYVNGGRALTGKQVLSEDWVAQTLSADPLLAQAFAQSPGDNMMPGGRYRNQIWFPNPATNAAVALGIHGQMIYMDPATKMVAVKLSSWPLPQDASKLFPTIRAFEAVSAYLATK